Proteins found in one Sorghum bicolor cultivar BTx623 chromosome 1, Sorghum_bicolor_NCBIv3, whole genome shotgun sequence genomic segment:
- the LOC110431837 gene encoding uncharacterized protein LOC110431837 isoform X3, producing the protein MAPADAGDFLLDADDDDFFGDYNPHPYQGGYDLAATFGTPLPPSSNICYPVSSSSAATAAVPAIPSPPPSSTPKPEEPHGDEKAQRDPAHEIPDAFPDGAAKEEKARRDRRRGRGFWRKCVRVLDYLFCYKDPYKEQRIVVDSYVVPVCVIRKESGEDAISVEVEVAPQSVGMVEADDATGELVQTNDLSWHSNNRDETDTCSQSMSNSYYTSSFARSYGLHGVLGKPDWFLNFSYSESHLAEEFQHEVALSYNNECKISDQPIHCYHHHCYIQSLDVQVKPPEPVSSERLKYYEHFSTYGDQSDIHILETPAHAHNIQSYTRTSDLPLEPFKPSYSENWGFYDAYTQGNALENDKAEDSYSMMNGSSWPFEEHSAYNV; encoded by the exons ATGGCCCCCGCCGACGCCGGAGACTTCCTCCTAGACGCGGACGACGACGATTTCTTTGGGGACTACAACCCCCACCCCTACCAAGGCGGCTACGACCTCGCCGCCACCTTCGGAACTCCTCTCCCGCCGTCCTCCAACATATGCTACCccgtctcctcctcctctgccgccaccgccgccgtcccCGCTATCCCCTCGCCGCCGCCTTCGTCCACACCGAAGCCAGAGGAACCTCATGGCGATGAGAAAGCGCAGCGGGATCCGGCGCACGAAATCCCGGATGCGTTTCCGGACGGGGCGGCGAAGGAAGAGAAGGCGCGGAGGGACAGGCGGCGCGGCCGCGGCTTCTGGAGGAAGTGCGTGCGGGTGCTGGATTACTTGTTCTGCTACAAGGACCCGTACAAGGAACAGCGGATTGTGGTGGACAGTTACGTGGTTCCTGTTTGTGTGATCAGGAAAGAAAGCGGGGAGGATGCCATTTCCGTCGAGGTTGAAGTGGCGCCACAGTCGGTGGGAATGGTGGAGGCGGACGATGCCACTGGGGAGCTGGTTCAGACCAAT GACTTATCGTGGCATAGTAACAACAGAGATGAGACCGATACTTGCAGCCAGTCAATGTCCAATTCATACTATACATCTTCTTTTGCGCgatcttatggtcttcatggTGTTTTGGGCAAGCCAGATTGGTTTCTCAATTTCAGCTACTCAGAGTCTCATCTAGCAGAGGAATTTCAGCATGAG GTGGCGTTGTCCTACAATAATGAGTGCAAGATATCTGATCAACCTattcattgttatcaccatcactgCTATATACAATCACTAGATGTCCAGGTCAAACCCCCGGAACCAGTTTCTTCTGAGAGGTTGAAGTACTATGAG CATTTTTCAACATATGGCGACCAAAGTGATATCCACATTTTGGAAACTCCAGCACATGCGCACAACATTCAGTCCTATACAAGGACATCTGATCTACCACTTGAACCTTTTAAGCCATCATATTCTGAGAATTGGGGATTTTATGATGCCTATACACAAGGGAATGCTCTTGAAAACGATAAA GCTGAGGATTCCTATAGTATGATGAATGgttcatcctggcctttcgagGAACATTCGGCATACAATGTCTAG
- the LOC110431837 gene encoding uncharacterized protein LOC110431837 isoform X1 has protein sequence MAPADAGDFLLDADDDDFFGDYNPHPYQGGYDLAATFGTPLPPSSNICYPVSSSSAATAAVPAIPSPPPSSTPKPEEPHGDEKAQRDPAHEIPDAFPDGAAKEEKARRDRRRGRGFWRKCVRVLDYLFCYKDPYKEQRIVVDSYVVPVCVIRKESGEDAISVEVEVAPQSVGMVEADDATGELVQTNDLSWHSNNRDETDTCSQSMSNSYYTSSFARSYGLHGVLGKPDWFLNFSYSESHLAEEFQHEVALSYNNECKISDQPIHCYHHHCYIQSLDVQVKPPEPVSSERLKYYEHFSTYGDQSDIHILETPAHAHNIQSYTRTSDLPLEPFKPSYSENWGFYDAYTQGNALENDKYSLVSGEYGGIGSLFISPFYPGETESFELVPGDEHASFEHNWHNLRYRNMPMDDVSLITQPAEDSYSMMNGSSWPFEEHSAYNV, from the exons ATGGCCCCCGCCGACGCCGGAGACTTCCTCCTAGACGCGGACGACGACGATTTCTTTGGGGACTACAACCCCCACCCCTACCAAGGCGGCTACGACCTCGCCGCCACCTTCGGAACTCCTCTCCCGCCGTCCTCCAACATATGCTACCccgtctcctcctcctctgccgccaccgccgccgtcccCGCTATCCCCTCGCCGCCGCCTTCGTCCACACCGAAGCCAGAGGAACCTCATGGCGATGAGAAAGCGCAGCGGGATCCGGCGCACGAAATCCCGGATGCGTTTCCGGACGGGGCGGCGAAGGAAGAGAAGGCGCGGAGGGACAGGCGGCGCGGCCGCGGCTTCTGGAGGAAGTGCGTGCGGGTGCTGGATTACTTGTTCTGCTACAAGGACCCGTACAAGGAACAGCGGATTGTGGTGGACAGTTACGTGGTTCCTGTTTGTGTGATCAGGAAAGAAAGCGGGGAGGATGCCATTTCCGTCGAGGTTGAAGTGGCGCCACAGTCGGTGGGAATGGTGGAGGCGGACGATGCCACTGGGGAGCTGGTTCAGACCAAT GACTTATCGTGGCATAGTAACAACAGAGATGAGACCGATACTTGCAGCCAGTCAATGTCCAATTCATACTATACATCTTCTTTTGCGCgatcttatggtcttcatggTGTTTTGGGCAAGCCAGATTGGTTTCTCAATTTCAGCTACTCAGAGTCTCATCTAGCAGAGGAATTTCAGCATGAG GTGGCGTTGTCCTACAATAATGAGTGCAAGATATCTGATCAACCTattcattgttatcaccatcactgCTATATACAATCACTAGATGTCCAGGTCAAACCCCCGGAACCAGTTTCTTCTGAGAGGTTGAAGTACTATGAG CATTTTTCAACATATGGCGACCAAAGTGATATCCACATTTTGGAAACTCCAGCACATGCGCACAACATTCAGTCCTATACAAGGACATCTGATCTACCACTTGAACCTTTTAAGCCATCATATTCTGAGAATTGGGGATTTTATGATGCCTATACACAAGGGAATGCTCTTGAAAACGATAAA TATTCTCTAGTATCTGGTGAATATGGAGGCATTGGAAGCTTGTTCATTTCCCCCTTTTATCCTGGAGAGACAGAATCGTTTGAGCTGGTCCCTGGTGATGAACATGCATCCTTTGAGCATAATTGGCATAATTTGAGATACAGAAACATGCCCATGGATGATGTCTCTCTAATTACTCAACCG GCTGAGGATTCCTATAGTATGATGAATGgttcatcctggcctttcgagGAACATTCGGCATACAATGTCTAG
- the LOC8084558 gene encoding DNA-binding protein HEXBP, whose protein sequence is MHQTPNSNDENSAPKAAHPESHIVKLMSVGSPTFSSLQEPIKDEDSLHKGRKRKATTQAVQISPICHHEIENIHTTELPSACQYVKDRLTGKITCMVCGKEGHYTCDCPMKDQEEKVICTLCNKVGHCHLWCCRQNVSENHACHRCGEKGHYANKKLSHFGEKCSHNREISCSSCDTNHLLGDCPMGKITCFLCEGKHHVPAQCRLSPILTIATQYHRESLRATLNKLMTETSSGTLTPVKPSRKLPHHEAVPKVSNFSSSNGQGHSAKKKPMRSEVTDSDKTNQATMKNKAAMLASKITCFNCHEEGHYAHGCPRKKSSGELGLHDVACPKKKPARELELCDITCFTCHKKGHKSNTCPKNCPKKGRCGELKLSDVICFKCHNKGHYMNGCPEKKPLGELELSDVICLKCHEKGHYTYSCPQLLFL, encoded by the coding sequence ATGCATCAAACTCCAAACAGTAATGATGAAAATAGTGCTCCCAAAGCTGCGCATCCAGAGTCCCATATTGTTAAACTAATGAGTGTTGGGTCACCCACTTTCTCAAGTTTACAAGAGCCCATAAAAGATGAAGACTCACTTCACAAAGGAAGAAAGCGGAAGGCAACCACACAAGCCGTTCAAATAAGCCCCATTTGCCATCATGAAATAGAAAATATTCATACAACTGAGCTACCTTCTGCCTGCCAGTATGTCAAGGACAGACTAACAGGGAAGATTACCTGCATGGTGTGTGGCAAAGAAGGGCATTACACTTGTGATTGCCCCATGAAGGATCAAGAGGAAAAAGTCATATGCACTCTTTGTAACAAGGTTGGCCACTGTCATTTGTGGTGTTGTCGACAGAATGTGTCAGAGAATCATGCTTGCCATCGTTGTGGCGAAAAGGGGCACTATGCCAATAAGAAGCTCAGTCATTTTGGAGAAAAGTGCAGTCATAATAGGGAAATCAGTTGCTCCAGCTGTGATACAAACCATCTACTCGGAGATTGTCCTATGGGAAAAATTACATGTTTCCTTTGTGAGGGGAAACATCATGTGCCTGCTCAGTGCCGCTTAAGTCCAATCCTCACTATAGCAACTCAGTATCATCGAGAAAGTTTACGTGCCACGCTGAATAAGTTAATGACAGAAACAAGTAGCGGAACATTGACACCAGTGAAGCCATCTAGAAAATTGCCACATCATGAAGCAGTACCCAAGGTCTCAAACTTCAGCAGTAGTAATGGGCAGGGCCATTCTGCGAAGAAGAAACCCATGAGAAGTGAGGTAACAGACTCCGATAAGACCAACCAAGCCACAATGAAGAACAAGGCAGCAATGCTAGCATCAAAAATCACCTGTTTCAACTGCCATGAAGAAGGGCACTATGCACATGGGTGTCCTAGAAAGAAATCTTCTGGAGAATTAGGGCTACATGATGTCGCCTGTCCAAAGAAAAAACCAGCCAGAGAATTGGAGCTATGTGATATCACCTGCTTCACATGCCATAAGAAAGGCCACAAATCAAATACCTGTCCCAAGAATTGTCCCAAGAAGGGGAGATGTGGAGAATTGAAACTATCTGATGTCATCTGCTTCAAATGCCATAACAAAGGCCATTATATGAATGGTTGCCCCGAGAAGAAGCCACTTGGAGAATTGGAGCTATCTGATGTCATCTGCTTGAAATGCCATGAGAAAGGGCATTATACATATAGCTGTCCTCAATTGTTGTTTTTGTAG
- the LOC8084559 gene encoding probable apyrase 1 yields the protein MRRYSGAGARQQQQTEAVADRVHRYRRVLMVLLSPVLLISFVLLLMPRAPASASGGGLLAVGGRRWGPRAVEDGLNKYAVIFDAGSSGSRVHVYCFDENLDLVPIGKEIELFKQKKPGLSAAKGPQEAAESLISLLEEAEKVVPAELRGQTPVRVGATAGLRALGTERSEEILQAVRELLRDKSSFKSQPNWVSVLDGSQEGAFQWVTINYLLGKLGKPYSNTVGVVDLGGGSVQMAYAISEKDAAKAPEVADGEDSYVKELLLKGTTYYLYVHSYLHYGLLAARAEILKAGEGSDYSDCMLEGHLGKYNYGGNTFEASGSPSGASYSKCRALAVRALKVDEPACTHMKCTFGGVWNGGGGDGQKNLFVASFFFDRAAEAGFVNPKAAVAKVKPSDFEETARRVCKLNLKDAQATYPDVSEENIPYLCIDLVYQYTLLVDGFGVDPYQDITLVKKVPYGDSYVEAAWPLGSAIEVASSS from the exons ATGCGGCGCTACTCGGGCGCCGGAgcacggcagcagcagcagacggAGGCGGTGGCCGACCGCGTGCACCGGTACCGTCGGGTGCTGATGGTGTTGCTCTCGCCGGTACTCCTCATCTCGTTCGTGCTCCTTCTCATGCCGCGCGCGCCGGCCTCCGCCTCAGGGGGTGGGCTCCTCGCCGTTGGTGGTCGGAGGTGGGGGCCCCGGGCCGTTGAGGACGGATTGAACAAGTATGCCGTTATATTTGACGCCGGCAGCTCCGGGAGCCGCGTGCACGTGTATTGCTTCGACGAAAACCTGGATCTAGTGCCTATAGGGAAGGAGATTGAGCTGTTCAAACAG AAAAAACCAGGCCTGAGTGCTGCAAAGGGTCCACAGGAGGCTGCTGAATCACTCATTTCTCTTTTAGAGGAAGCTGAGAAAGTAGTTCCAGCAGAGCTGCGTGGACAAACACCTGTCAGGGTTGGG GCCACTGCAGGTCTCAGAGCATTAGGGACTGAAAGGTCTGAAGAAATTTTGCAAGCG GTTAGGGAACTTCTCCGTGACAAGAGTTCTTTCAAATCCCAGCCAAATTGGGTCAGTGTTCTAGATGGATCACAGGAAGGCGCGTTCCAGTGG GTTACCATCAATTATCTTTTGGGAAAATTGGGAAAGCCATACTCAAATACAGTTGGAGTTGTTGATTTAGGAGGTGGTTCAGTCCAAATGGCTTATGCTATCTCAGAGAAGGATGCAGCAAAGGCACCTGAAGTGGCAGATGGTGAAGATTCATATGTGAAGGAGCTGCTACTTAAGGGAACAACATACTATCTTTATGTTCACAG TTATTTGCATTATGGTTTGCTGGCGGCTAGAGCGGAGATCTTAAAAGCTGGCGAAGGCAGTGATTACAGCGACTGTATGTTGGAGGGGCATCTTG GGAAATACAATTATGGTGGTAATACATTTGAAGCATCAGGCTCACCTTCTGGTGCTAGTTATTCCAAGTGCAGGGCTCTTGCAGTTAGAGCTCTTAAAGTTGATGAGCCAGCATGCACACATATGAAATGCACATTTGGCGGTGTGTGgaatggtggtggtggagatgGACAAAAGAATCTTTTTGTAGCATCTTTTTTCTTTGATAGGGCTGCTGAG GCTGGTTTCGTGAACCCAAAAGCAGCAGTTGCTAAGGTTAAACCTTCAGACTTTGAAGAAACTGCACGACGGGTTTGTAAATTGAACTTGAAGGATGCACAGGCAACCTACCCTGATGTCTCAGAGGAGAACATTCCCTACCTTTGCATAGATCTAGTCTACCAATACACATTACTTGTCGATGGATTTG GTGTTGATCCTTATCAAGACATTACCTTGGTAAAGAAAGTACCTTATGGTGATTCGTATGTTGAAGCAGCATGGCCCCTTGGTAGTGCCATTGAGGTTGCATCTTCATCATAG
- the LOC110431837 gene encoding uncharacterized protein LOC110431837 isoform X4: protein MAPADAGDFLLDADDDDFFGDYNPHPYQGGYDLAATFGTPLPPSSNICYPVSSSSAATAAVPAIPSPPPSSTPKPEEPHGDEKAQRDPAHEIPDAFPDGAAKEEKARRDRRRGRGFWRKCVRVLDYLFCYKDPYKEQRIVVDSYVVPVCVIRKESGEDAISVEVEVAPQSVGMVEADDATGELVQTNDLSWHSNNRDETDTCSQSMSNSYYTSSFARSYGLHGVLGKPDWFLNFSYSESHLAEEFQHEVALSYNNECKISDQPIHCYHHHCYIQSLDVQVKPPEPVSSERLKYYEYSLVSGEYGGIGSLFISPFYPGETESFELVPGDEHASFEHNWHNLRYRNMPMDDVSLITQPAEDSYSMMNGSSWPFEEHSAYNV from the exons ATGGCCCCCGCCGACGCCGGAGACTTCCTCCTAGACGCGGACGACGACGATTTCTTTGGGGACTACAACCCCCACCCCTACCAAGGCGGCTACGACCTCGCCGCCACCTTCGGAACTCCTCTCCCGCCGTCCTCCAACATATGCTACCccgtctcctcctcctctgccgccaccgccgccgtcccCGCTATCCCCTCGCCGCCGCCTTCGTCCACACCGAAGCCAGAGGAACCTCATGGCGATGAGAAAGCGCAGCGGGATCCGGCGCACGAAATCCCGGATGCGTTTCCGGACGGGGCGGCGAAGGAAGAGAAGGCGCGGAGGGACAGGCGGCGCGGCCGCGGCTTCTGGAGGAAGTGCGTGCGGGTGCTGGATTACTTGTTCTGCTACAAGGACCCGTACAAGGAACAGCGGATTGTGGTGGACAGTTACGTGGTTCCTGTTTGTGTGATCAGGAAAGAAAGCGGGGAGGATGCCATTTCCGTCGAGGTTGAAGTGGCGCCACAGTCGGTGGGAATGGTGGAGGCGGACGATGCCACTGGGGAGCTGGTTCAGACCAAT GACTTATCGTGGCATAGTAACAACAGAGATGAGACCGATACTTGCAGCCAGTCAATGTCCAATTCATACTATACATCTTCTTTTGCGCgatcttatggtcttcatggTGTTTTGGGCAAGCCAGATTGGTTTCTCAATTTCAGCTACTCAGAGTCTCATCTAGCAGAGGAATTTCAGCATGAG GTGGCGTTGTCCTACAATAATGAGTGCAAGATATCTGATCAACCTattcattgttatcaccatcactgCTATATACAATCACTAGATGTCCAGGTCAAACCCCCGGAACCAGTTTCTTCTGAGAGGTTGAAGTACTATGAG TATTCTCTAGTATCTGGTGAATATGGAGGCATTGGAAGCTTGTTCATTTCCCCCTTTTATCCTGGAGAGACAGAATCGTTTGAGCTGGTCCCTGGTGATGAACATGCATCCTTTGAGCATAATTGGCATAATTTGAGATACAGAAACATGCCCATGGATGATGTCTCTCTAATTACTCAACCG GCTGAGGATTCCTATAGTATGATGAATGgttcatcctggcctttcgagGAACATTCGGCATACAATGTCTAG
- the LOC110431837 gene encoding uncharacterized protein LOC110431837 isoform X2: MAPADAGDFLLDADDDDFFGDYNPHPYQGGYDLAATFGTPLPPSSNICYPVSSSSAATAAVPAIPSPPPSSTPKPEEPHGDEKAQRDPAHEIPDAFPDGAAKEEKARRDRRRGRGFWRKKESGEDAISVEVEVAPQSVGMVEADDATGELVQTNDLSWHSNNRDETDTCSQSMSNSYYTSSFARSYGLHGVLGKPDWFLNFSYSESHLAEEFQHEVALSYNNECKISDQPIHCYHHHCYIQSLDVQVKPPEPVSSERLKYYEHFSTYGDQSDIHILETPAHAHNIQSYTRTSDLPLEPFKPSYSENWGFYDAYTQGNALENDKYSLVSGEYGGIGSLFISPFYPGETESFELVPGDEHASFEHNWHNLRYRNMPMDDVSLITQPAEDSYSMMNGSSWPFEEHSAYNV; encoded by the exons ATGGCCCCCGCCGACGCCGGAGACTTCCTCCTAGACGCGGACGACGACGATTTCTTTGGGGACTACAACCCCCACCCCTACCAAGGCGGCTACGACCTCGCCGCCACCTTCGGAACTCCTCTCCCGCCGTCCTCCAACATATGCTACCccgtctcctcctcctctgccgccaccgccgccgtcccCGCTATCCCCTCGCCGCCGCCTTCGTCCACACCGAAGCCAGAGGAACCTCATGGCGATGAGAAAGCGCAGCGGGATCCGGCGCACGAAATCCCGGATGCGTTTCCGGACGGGGCGGCGAAGGAAGAGAAGGCGCGGAGGGACAGGCGGCGCGGCCGCGGCTTCTGGAGGAA GAAAGAAAGCGGGGAGGATGCCATTTCCGTCGAGGTTGAAGTGGCGCCACAGTCGGTGGGAATGGTGGAGGCGGACGATGCCACTGGGGAGCTGGTTCAGACCAAT GACTTATCGTGGCATAGTAACAACAGAGATGAGACCGATACTTGCAGCCAGTCAATGTCCAATTCATACTATACATCTTCTTTTGCGCgatcttatggtcttcatggTGTTTTGGGCAAGCCAGATTGGTTTCTCAATTTCAGCTACTCAGAGTCTCATCTAGCAGAGGAATTTCAGCATGAG GTGGCGTTGTCCTACAATAATGAGTGCAAGATATCTGATCAACCTattcattgttatcaccatcactgCTATATACAATCACTAGATGTCCAGGTCAAACCCCCGGAACCAGTTTCTTCTGAGAGGTTGAAGTACTATGAG CATTTTTCAACATATGGCGACCAAAGTGATATCCACATTTTGGAAACTCCAGCACATGCGCACAACATTCAGTCCTATACAAGGACATCTGATCTACCACTTGAACCTTTTAAGCCATCATATTCTGAGAATTGGGGATTTTATGATGCCTATACACAAGGGAATGCTCTTGAAAACGATAAA TATTCTCTAGTATCTGGTGAATATGGAGGCATTGGAAGCTTGTTCATTTCCCCCTTTTATCCTGGAGAGACAGAATCGTTTGAGCTGGTCCCTGGTGATGAACATGCATCCTTTGAGCATAATTGGCATAATTTGAGATACAGAAACATGCCCATGGATGATGTCTCTCTAATTACTCAACCG GCTGAGGATTCCTATAGTATGATGAATGgttcatcctggcctttcgagGAACATTCGGCATACAATGTCTAG